Part of the Chrysemys picta bellii isolate R12L10 unplaced genomic scaffold, ASM1138683v2 scaf1695, whole genome shotgun sequence genome, CCTGCATGTCTCGAAAAACTACATCTGCTCAAAAAATCTCCTGTTTCAACTCCGAGTATCCCCTCGCTCGATCTATGGGTCCTAAAATCACTCTCGTTCTTGAATTCAAACCATCTAACAATGCCGGCTGAAAAGCTAAAGTATTGAAATCCGGTGGAGTTCCAGTTCCTACTGGCACAACCCGGCAGCCATGGCCAGTATCTCCTTTTAAATAACATACAATTCCGGGGAGTCACAGGGGCCTGTTCTGTGACATGGAACAATTTCCCCGGTTGTCGGGCCGACATCCCTACCTTCATTGCTTCCTTCGCCCagccccctccagtggcaggAACACCGCTCGCACCTAACCGCCCCTCAGCACTGCGTACTGCTGCCCAGGCAGAAGTGCTAGAACCTCATCATCTGCCGACCACCACCCGGTTCATGCCAATACCTTCCCCATCCTGTCCAGACACATGTCCCTTTCTAGGGGCCCACTAACGGAGCAGCCACCTGTACCTGGTCTGGGCTAAAATCAGAAAACTCGGTCATATTTTGCCTTATTTCCCTTCGTCGTTGTACATCATTTGGGTCAAGTTCTGTTCTTGTTACCGCCCTTGTGGTAACTGCAGCCACAGGATTGATTTGTGCTTTTAATTTCAAACCCTGCAAGTCCCCACTTCCCTCAGGGGAAGCATCGGGGGCGTATGAGCATCCAGGATCTTTCTCTTCGGAAGCCATCCAACTATCCCCATTCCAAGTGTCCTCCCAGGTGTCTGTATCCCCCAGGCCCACACTCACGCCTCCCCCGGGCCCTTCCAGGCTCCCAACACGATTTCCAGTTTCTCTGTTCGCTGCCTACAGACTGTGTGGTCACTGCCTGTCCGGGCCCGAGCCGTATTTTCCTGTAACACTGTTCTGACAGCGGCCTGAGCAACCCCCAGCTTCATCTGCAGTGTAGATCCCTCCCCGTTCAGGTTCTGTACTTCCAGTTTCAGTTGCTCCCACTCTCTTGTTTCCGCCTGAAGAGCTGTTACACTGTGTAATGCTGAAACGGCACTGGCCCACTCAGATGCCTTATACTGAGGCAAATTATCCTTAATGACATCCAAATCGAGTCTGGAATCCTCCAGCTGCCTTTCCTGGAGCGCTACCAGGCTGGAGAGATTAGTGACAGCTTTGCGCAATTCCCACCCAGCGGTGCTTTCCTAGCCTTTTCCTTTGGTTTTGGCTTCATGCACTCACAGAATGCTTCAAACCCCTTCCAGGCGGACTCAAGGGCATCCCTCCTCTGGAAGGAATCTTGTCCCCAGGGCATGGACCCTGTTCCGCTACCCATTTagcaaggggagggggggctcttcagctaaccccccccccccccggtcactttgctttgtttcctttccctcctgTTGCTTCAGGGTGAACAATCTGCCGAGCATGTAGCAACACTTTTTGACAGAGTATCACCGGTATTCTGCTGCTATTACTGTGTAGGCTAGATCAGTTCGGGCCACACGACCTTAggctgcccgcattctccaccaaatcTGTTACCCGCACAAAATTCTCTGTAACTCACACCCTCCAGGGGGCACCCACCCTTACCCAATTTCAGGGGCTATGGGCGTACTCTTAGCGGGTCTGCAGCACCTTTTACCAcagaaagagccttacacagtaatattcttcacctctatttattaataattacCAAGAAGCAGAATGCACATACGAAGCATACAATGCTCTGGTCACCAATCCTGATCAGGCAAGCGGACTTTCCCTGTTGGCCAGGCAAGGTCAGTCTCGTAGGGATTCTGGTCGTGCAGAGAATTCTTAGCAGCAGTGATCTTAGGCTGTGTCTTTGAGGTGAGTTCTTCTTTCTGGTCTTTCCtcttccttcttcttcttcttctatttCTTCTCTGCTCGTCTCCTtcatggaccccagtttatacagtgaaacttgagtcctgcctactgtaccttaaccaatcattttactaaaatgttacaaaccaatcctaacatagtgtaacaaaattctctaactAATCATCCCCCACCACCTTCATTAATTTACAGCCAgccaaattaattatacagcagacagaaacaagcGAAGAACCAGGCAGAGATCATACAGACAAACAGTcgggaagtggggaccataaagataaaacaataaagaaatgagctactgataagtggtttcttgccagacaggatgtaCCAAACTAAGTTTTCTGTAACCATCTTAAGATCGGTTTGTGTATCCGGTGATAGTGGGGCCGTTAGGACGGGGTCTCCTTCTTACCAGCccgatggaatgtgaggatgtgactttctaCAGACAAGGGCTGTATCCTTACAGGCCCGTGGGGTGATCCAGGGTAGTGGGGAAGGGTTGACAGAGGTGACAGGTCAGCACTGGCCAATCGTTCCACtggcctctctctgcccccagctctgggaggggagtggggtggtcagagcagggggtctgggagccaggactcctaggttttctccctggctctgggaggggaatggggtctagtggttagagcagggggaagggggctgggagtcaggactcctgggttccctcgcTCTGCGTCTATCCCagctccgccccctctccccagggttCTCGCTGGGCGCCACGGTGCAGTCGCACACCAAGGGCATCTGGATGtggtgcctgccccacccccgccggGCCGGCCACACCCTGGTGCTGCTGGGACACCGAGGGGCTGGGCGACGTGGAGAAGGTGAGTGGGGGgtgatgggaggggcagggctgggtttcgGCTCTGGGGATCCAGGGACACCTAGGGGGATCAAGAACCCTCTggatgtgggaaggggctctgggcctgGAGGTGGGTGGCCCAGGGGTCAGCATAGGTCAGTCTCCCCTGCCCcatatccccccaccccatccctctgcagtggggtctggtgggccatgctcccccacccccgacctGCAGGGGAAGTTCCggctccctgccccatatccccCGTCACAGACTCCCAGCCCCTGTGGCTCTGTACAgcccctgggaggaaccccccagtgtgacagcccttctcgggggttcaCTCACGCTCCGGGTTAGGCCCTCTGACCTCGCCACCTCCTGGGACCGCACCCTCTGCCGTGGATCCTCTCAGGCAGTCCCCTCGCTCTGGCCCCCggggcccccaccccccagagggaGCAACGCCCCCCGATCTCTAGCTGCAGGGACTCTGCCAGCGTCACACAGGAGATGTATTGAGCGTCTGGACCCAGCCCAGGCAGTTCTCAGGGCCCTcgggcctggccagtctcagcccccGGCCAGCTGGGTCTGTCCAGTCCCCCATGGGTCcggctgctccttgtccccctgcccagccccaccccgcccccctccttccagcccagccccctaaatcccctccccaccaccgccCCTCCTCCGCCCTTTGTCTTCAGTCCCAGGTGAACAGGCCGCTGGGCCCCTCTCTGCCGTCCTTTGTTCTCCCCTGGCTGGACCCGGCTGGTCAGGTCCCCGGCCCCCCTCTCCTCAGCCCATTGAccccccactggccagaaccggctgctcccgagctgggctgggccccctggtcaccagtcgctgggtccCCAATCTCCAGGCCGGTgtccggggtcccggctgctaggcgaggtcacacctggtcccctgcaattaaaaaccccttcccccacctcgtTACAcacgcagcacacagggaaactgaggcacacacagtgttCACGTAAAACactaagaaaatcccccacttcgtcacacccccaCAACCCTGCTTCTCTGCAGTGGGGTCTGATGGGCCGTGCTTCCCTGTGTGACCTGCAGGGGGagctccagctccctgccccatatccacccctgccctgctcctctgcaGTGGGGGTCCGACACTGCCGCCCTGCGATTTCCCCCCTTTATCCTCCCCGCAGGGCGATGCGAAGAACGACGTGTGGATCTTCACGCTGGCCGTGCTGCTCAGCGGCACCCTGGTCTACAACAGCCTGGGCACCATCGACCAGCGCGCCCTGGAGCAGCTGCAGTATCCTGCCCCTGCTGggagggacccaggagtccgggaggTGGGGGCAGCTGGGATTCCACTCCCCATAACTGGGTAGCACCTGTCGCACCCTCttgggagcaggggtgtgggggtggggtgccaGGAGCAGTGCCGTTCCTGGGGCAgcggggtgagggctgtgggtgctGGGCTCAGGGACCCCCTGTGGGGGGCGCTGCGTCTCCAGTTCCTTAGCTGGCCCCCAGCTACGTGACGGAGCTGACGGAGCACATCAAGGTGAAGGTGGCAGGTGAGGGCGGCCGGCAGAAGGGGGAGGATTCAGCTGAATTCGTGCACTTTTTCCCGGCCTTCGTGTGGGCCGTGCGGGATTTCACgctgcagctggagctggacGGGCGGGAGATCACCGAGGACGAGTACCTGGAGAACGCCCTGAAACGCAGACAAGGTGCAGGGCGGGGACTGGGCTGGATGGGtctcggggggcagggagggggcaagaTATCAGCGTAAATGGCCCCATGGGTCTCCTCTGGGGGGTGGATACCAGGCACATGGGTCTGACcctggggtctctcccaggccaGCCCGAGAAGCTGGATCTGCCCAAGAAGTACTTGCGCCAGTACTTCCCCTCCCGCAAGTGCTTTGTGTTCgaccgcccggccccgcgctgcgACCTGGCCCGGCTGGACGAGCTGCCCGAGGCAGCGCTGAGCCCCGACTTCCTGGAGCCGGCGCAGCGCTTCTGCAGCCACATCCACCAGCACGCGGGCACCAAAACCCTCCCCGGCGGCCACGTGGTGACGGGCACCTGTGAGTGGGGATCGGGGCGCGGCTCTTGGGGGAGGATCGGGGCATGGCCCTCCGGGGATGGTGTGTcccaggggcaggggatggggattGGGACGCATATCGGGGGCAGGGGATCGGGAGTGGAGCACGTTCTGAGCGGGGCTGTGGACAGGGGATGCCAGTGCAGGAGGAGGGAAGTGGGCGCATCCCAGGCTGGGGTATGTGCTGCAGGGTCAGGTCAGGACCGGGGCtgctggccagggcagggagctgctggccgTTTGGAGGAGTCCAGGGCCAGTATGGGCAAGGCCTGGGTGGAAGGAGGCTGCCCCTGATCCCCACCGGCCACGCTGGGctcctggcgctgcccctgatcccttccggccgcgctgggcccctggcgctgcccctgatcccctccggccacactgggccccctggcgctgcccctgcccctccggccgcgctgggtcccctggcgctgcccctgatcCCCTCCGGCCACGCTGGGctcctggcgctgcccctgatcccctccggccacgctgggccccctggcgctgcccctgatcccctccggccgcgctggaccccctggtgctgcccctgctcctccggccatgctggggaacctggcgctgcccctgatcccctccggccgcgctgggccccctggcgctgaccctACCCCCCTCCGGCCGCTcagggccccctggcgctgcccctgatcccctccagccgcgctgggccccctggcgctgcctctgcccctccggccacgctgggccccctggcactgaccctgcccccctccggCTGCGCttggccccctggcgctgcccctgcccctccggctgcgctgggccccctggcgctgaccctgatcccctccggccgcgctgggccccctggcgctgcctctgcccctccGACCAcactgggccccctggcgctgccacTGATCCCCTCCGGCcgtgctgggccccctggcgctgcctctgcccctccggccacgctgggccccctggcgctgcccctgcccctccggccgggctgggccccctggcactgaccctgtccccctccggccgcgctgggccccctggcgctgcccctgtcCCCCTCCGGCCATGCTAGGCCCCCTGGCActgaccctgcccccctccggCTGCGCTTGGctccctggcgctgcccctgcccctccggctgcgctgggccccctggcgctgaccctACCCCCCTCCGACCGCgttgggccccctggcgctgcccctgcccctccgaccgcgctgggccccctggcgctgcccctgatcccctccggccgcgctgggccccctggcgctgccccgaTCCTctccggccgcgctgggccccctggcgctgaccctgcccccctccggCTGCGCttggccccctggcgctgcccctgcccctccggctgcgctgggccccctggcgctgaccctgATCCCCTCCagccgcgctgggccccctggcgctgcctctgcccctccggccacgctgggccccctggcgctgcccctgatcccctccggccgcgctgggccccctggcgctgcctctgcccctccGGCCACGCTGGGCCTCCTGGCACTTCCCCTGATCCCCATcggccgcgctgggccccctggcgctgcccctgcccctccggccgggctgggccccctggcgctgcccctgcccctccggccgggctgggccccctggcactgaccctgtccccctccggccgcgctgggccccctggcactgaccctgtcaccctccggctgcgctgggccccctggcactgcccctgcccctctggccgcgctgggccccctggcgctgaccctgcccttccggccacgctgggccccctggcgctgaccctgtccccctccggccgcgctgggccccctggcgctgaccctgATCCCCTCtggccgcgctgggccccctggcgctgaccctgcccCTCCGGCAGTGCTGGGGAACCTGGCGGTGACCTACGTGATCGCCATCCGCAGCGGGGCGGTGCCCTGCATGGAGAGCGCGGTGCTGGCCCTGGCGCAGATCGAGAACTCGGCGGCGGTGGGGGAGGCCGTGGCTGTCTACGAGGAGCAGCTGGAGTGGCGGGCGGCGCTGCCCACGGAGAGCgtgcaggagctgctggaggtgcaCGCCCAGTGCGAGCGGGAGGCGCTGCGGGCGTTCATGGCGCGCGCCTTCAAGGACGACGAGCAGCAATACCAGCAGCAGCTTAAGGTACCAGGGACCATGCAATGGGGgcacagcccctcctgccccagcctgcagcgACCCAGGGGGAACAGGGCACGGGGCATTTCCGCTCCAGAGGGCGCTGGCCCcgctctggccccagggtggggactggctggctccatGTGCCAGGGAATGGGACCCAAGGTCTTTTCCCTCTAGTGGCCACTGGCCCcgctctggccccagggcagggaactgGCTGGTTCTGtggagtggggaatggggcatggggcctcCAGGGCgtgctggccccagggcagggaactgtctggctctctggggcagggaatggggcacgaggcctttcccctccagctcCGATGTCCCCTCTCTCCGCAGGACAAGCTGGACTCCAAGCGCACTGAGCTCTGCCACCGGAATGAGGAGGCGTCGTCGGACCGGTGCAAGGCCGTGCTCATGGAGCTGTcgcaggagctggaggagcggGTCCGCGAGGGGAGCTACTCGGTGCCCGGGGGCTACCAGCGCTTCCTGGCCGACCAGCGGGAGATGGTGGAGAAATACCAGCGGGTGCCATGGAAAGGGATCATGGTGAATTGACTGAATAGCATcaactggggctgggagccaggactcctgggttctctcctcaggtctgggagggcagtgatttctggtggtgagagcagggggctggaaaccaggactcctgggttctgtctctggCCGTGGCTCTGAGCTGCACACACAGCCCGCAGGCGCCCTGGGGAGGGAGGTACCGATGGTGTCGCTGAGGGTTTGTGGTCCTTGGCTGATGGGATGAGAGGGCAGCGTGGAGGCTCTGGCTTGTCTGGGGCCCCCTAGGTGTCTGTGGGGAGGCAAgtgcaggtgggaggggctgtgggccccttgatgtgtgtgtgtgtggggggcaggtgcagggggggaggggctgtgccccTCGATGtatgggggggcaggtgggacgGGCTGTGGGCCCCTCAATCTGTGGGGGGGAGCAGCTGCACGTGGTcaggtgggaggggctgagggccccGGCTCACCCCCTTTCTCCCCGGTGCCCCCAGGCGGCCGAGGTGCTGCAGGAGTTTCTGAAGTCCAAGGAGACGGTGGCCCAGGCCGTCCTGCAGACGGACCAGAGCCTCACGGACAGACAGAGGGAGATCGAAGGTGACTCCAGAGCTGGGGCCCGTAGTCCTGTGACCCCCACGGCCCTATGGATCTGGTGATCTTTTGGCCCCAGACTCACCGCCCTGAACACCATGGCCCCATAGACCCCGTGACTCCTGGCCCTCATGGCCCCATAGTCCCCGTGACCCCTGGCCCTCCCGGCCCTATAGATCCTGTGACTCCTGGACTCCACAATGCCAGGGCTCTGTAGCCCCATAGATCCGGTGCCTCAGGGTACAGTCTCTGTGGCCTCCCAGGTCTGGTGACCCCAGCACTCCATAGATCTAGTGGTCCCATGGACGTGGAGAccccagggccagggctctggctCCATAGATCTGGTGACTCCTGGTTGCCGATGACCCAGTGACCCCGGGCCAGGGCTCTacaccccgagcccctggccctgaccatgtgcccccccccccccccccagcggagCGGGCGCGGGCCGAGGCGGCCGAGCGGGAGGCCCAGCTGAGCCAGGAGATGCAGGCCAAGacggagcagctgctgcaggaccaGACGCGCAGCCACCAGGAGCACGTCCAGCAGCTGACGGCCAAGATGGAGCAGGATAGGAAGCAGCTGCTGGCCGAGCAGGAGAGAGCGCTGGCCCTGAAACTGCAGGTACCTGCCCCGGGcccctggggagctgggctgcctggagcaggggggtgggagccccctgggttctctccccagctctgggagctgaATGGGTCTCTGAGGGGAGCTACTCGGTGCCCGGGGGCTACCAGCGCCTCCTGGCCGACCAGCGGGAGATGGTGGAGAAATACCAGCGGGTGCCAGGGAAAGGGATCATGGCATTaattggggctgggagccaggactcctgggttctctcctggctcttggagggcagtggggtggggtctggtggttagagcggggaggggaggtgggagtcaggacccctggcCCCCGCTCCACATCCCCACAGCTCTGTGTCGGTGGCGCTAACCCTCGGCTCTGTCCCCCAGGAGCAGGAGCGGCTGCTGCGCGAGGGATTCCGGGGGGAGGCGGCGCGGTTGGAGCAGCAGATGCAGAACCTGAGGCAGGAGATGAACCGGCCCCGGCGCTCCGTCTGCGTCGTCTGCTGAGAACAGCGACCCAGAGGActcggggagcagggctgggctggctgagaCCTGTGGGGTGCTGGTCAGagccaactagggtgaccagatgtcccaattttatagggacagtcctgattttttgctCTTTATcatatatagactcctattacccccccactcccatcccgatttttcacatttgctgtctggtcaccctagagccaaCCACTAGGGTCGTTTGAGGGGGGGCTTCTGACTTCGCACTAAGTGATGCTTGTTGTTTACTGAGATTTGATACTGGAAAGCTGTACACGCtggtgtgttattgtagggtctctcataAACACTGCACCTGCTGCTTgctctggtttgttattgtagggtgtCTTGGAACCCTGCTGGTGCTGCATGCAGTgctgtgttattgtagggtctctcataAACACCAGAGCTGCTGCTTGCCCTGGAGTGTTACTGTTGGGTCTCTTAGGTATTGGGCCCTTCCAAATTCACACTCCATTTTGATCACAGCCAGAAGGTTTTAAAATTGGTCAGTTTCACGTTTTCagctgtttacatctgaaatttcacgtgTTGTACCCATGGGGGTCCCAAGCCAGAGGCacccggaggtgggtctgatctttCCCGAGagtggccatgcaggggaaggacaagtcctgtcccaccccagccaATGTGGGATTTGCAGCGAGGAGCCGGGCGCTCCCAGGAGCACGGGGGAGATCAGGGCTATTGCACGGTCCGGGACATGTGTTTCATGGCTGTGAAgctggtagggccctacttatgtactctgctgctgctgctggtgcatgcactggtttgttattgtagggtctctcgtaAACCCTGGTGCTGCCGTGTGCCCTGgcgtgttattgtagggtctctcctgtgttaccagatttgcccgttactttgggtatgctcatttattcgggttactcttctgggagggggtttctgtaattctatcaatgtgctGCTTGTGTTATGTGTGTTCTCCTACAGAGCTGGactgctccctgctgcaagtccccCCCAATGGAGCTGTCCTGCCGGACCTCAGTTCCCCCGGGctgggctcctccagccccagaaccagacagacagagacacacacactaacagagcACTGAGCGGACCGGGTTAATccgcactcccaagctgaccccttatatgccccaggttcagcaTGTTCCCATCCCCACtgtcacgttacaattgttctggtcgTAACCcccttgatgagcaaaccccacgggatttttgggtgctgccgggatctttagcttagggaCGAGGagaaaaccaaaaaacacccacgagggggagagagagagagaagcaaccggcttaatcatgaaagttattgaTTGCCAGGTAATGAGGGGAGCCACCCAAACAAAGCCGTGATAATATTAACTCTAACTtgcatttgattataaaagtcaggtgtAGAGAACGATCCCTGATCACACCAGTCAGGGTCAGAAGCTACACCGCGAGAGcaagagctgggttctcaccgcGCCGTGAAGCTGGAATCGATCGGGGCTCCCAGTGATGGTGGGAGCTGcgccaggcagagcccccagcacacccagtcaggagaagatgacgTTCccatggaactgatgcagagtttggatccaggcatcggAGCACTCACCTGAGCGTGGGTCGGGggttttgtagggaaagaacaatggaGAAACTCGGTTTGTTTAGGGGTAAACAATGGAGAATCCCAGAGTTGCTTTGTTCAGGCTAGACGTGGGAGCTGCTCATTCCTGGCTGGGGGCGatgttccttccagggagctcccaatgcaattaggcagcttcactattttggatcccaataaaggatttattgcTAGAATCGGTCTGATCACTGCtgtgttgtgagaggctaccggtgcttctgctttctcctgttgatatcactcggctgcgtgcgtgtgttccctctgtgtgctg contains:
- the LOC101934868 gene encoding LOW QUALITY PROTEIN: guanylate-binding protein 1 (The sequence of the model RefSeq protein was modified relative to this genomic sequence to represent the inferred CDS: deleted 1 base in 1 codon) translates to MWCLPHPRRAGHTLVLLDTEGLGDVEKGDAKNDVWIFTLAVLLSGTLVYNSLGTIDQRALEQLHYVTELTEHIKVKVAGEGGRQKGEDSAEFVHFFPAFVWAVRDFTLQLELDGREITEDEYLENALKRRQGQPEKLDLPKKYLRQYFPSRKCFVFDRPAPRCDLARLDELPEAALSPDFLEPAQRFCSHIHQHAGTKTLPGGHVVTGTLLGNLAVTYVIAIRSGAVPCMESAVLALAQIENSAAVGEAVAVYEEQLEWRAALPTESVQELLEVHAQCEREALRAFMARAFKDDEQQYQQQLKDKLDSKRTELCHRNEEASSDRCKAVLMELSQELEERVREGSYSVPGGYQRFLADQREMVEKYQRVPWKGIMAAEVLQEFLKSKETVAQAVLQTDQSLTDRQREIEAERARAEAAEREAQLSQEMQAKTEQLLQDQTRSHQEHVQQLTAKMEQDRKQLLAEQERALALKLQEQERLLREGFRGEAARLEQQMQNLRQEMNRPRRSVCVVC